A genomic region of Bernardetia sp. ABR2-2B contains the following coding sequences:
- a CDS encoding IS4 family transposase, whose translation MAKAKYASSGKVTKLVSVLSSHLKGFHLARVQFIGLFVIAVIKVGLGGLIQIATAFERNVEYSSSLRRIERFLNYYELDFQAITNLIISLEGIEQWENIVLCLDRTNWKVGKEHINILLLSAAHKGVSIPLCWSVLSRTGNSATQQRIDLIEDFLNQFPNLSITALVADREFIGKKWFFYLATKKFDFVMRIKSNFKATRKGKTKSIVAWCRGLSISETYQLDGTFVVNEAEVYLSVSRTQKGYIYLASPVLLDNIFEIYKQRWEIETLFKALKSQGFNLENTKLTEPNKIAKLIALCSIAFVWCYKVGEWKHKKTKIRVCSNGYNEYSFFRYGLIEIKKILNNPMTSETKFDQKIKVLSME comes from the coding sequence ATGGCGAAAGCAAAGTATGCTTCTAGTGGTAAAGTTACAAAATTAGTTAGTGTTTTATCTTCTCATTTAAAAGGGTTTCATTTAGCCCGAGTTCAATTTATAGGTCTTTTTGTAATAGCTGTTATAAAGGTAGGTCTAGGAGGTTTAATTCAAATTGCAACTGCGTTTGAAAGGAATGTAGAATACAGTTCTTCTTTACGTCGTATAGAACGCTTTTTAAATTATTATGAGCTTGATTTTCAAGCAATTACTAATTTGATTATTTCCTTAGAAGGCATTGAACAATGGGAAAATATCGTACTGTGTTTGGATAGAACGAATTGGAAAGTTGGAAAAGAGCATATTAATATTTTGCTTCTCTCAGCAGCTCATAAAGGGGTATCTATTCCTCTTTGTTGGTCTGTACTTTCGAGGACAGGAAATTCAGCTACTCAACAACGAATTGATTTGATAGAAGATTTCTTAAATCAATTTCCTAATTTATCTATTACTGCTCTTGTAGCAGATAGAGAGTTTATAGGTAAAAAATGGTTTTTCTATTTAGCTACAAAAAAATTTGATTTTGTAATGCGTATAAAATCTAACTTTAAAGCTACTAGAAAAGGGAAAACAAAGTCTATTGTAGCATGGTGTAGAGGGCTTTCGATTTCAGAAACCTATCAACTAGATGGAACATTTGTAGTCAATGAAGCAGAGGTATATTTATCTGTAAGTCGAACACAAAAAGGATATATTTATTTAGCATCACCTGTTTTATTGGATAATATTTTTGAAATTTATAAACAACGTTGGGAAATCGAAACGTTGTTTAAAGCACTAAAATCACAAGGTTTTAACTTAGAAAATACAAAATTAACAGAACCAAATAAAATAGCTAAATTAATTGCTTTGTGTTCCATTGCCTTTGTTTGGTGTTACAAAGTAGGAGAATGGAAACATAAAAAAACAAAAATAAGAGTCTGTTCAAATGGATATAATGAATACTCTTTTTTCAGATATGGATTAATAGAAATTAAAAAAATACTCAATAATCCAATGACTAGTGAAACTAAATTTGATCAAAAAATTAAAGTTTTGTCAATGGAGTAA
- a CDS encoding pyruvate carboxylase, with amino-acid sequence MQNENIKKLDRILVANRGEIAIRILRAASELNIRTVAIYTYEDRYSLHRYKADEAYQIGAEDDPLKPYLDIEEIIALAKAKKIDAIHPGYGFLSENVHFAERCRQEGIIFVGPLPEVMNQLGDKVAAKIIARRALVPVIEDSKDPLSDADIAAKEAKRIGYPVIIKAAGGGGGRGMRVCHDEPTLIKSFKEAKSEAKKAFNDDRIFLEKYIDNPKHIEVQIMADNYGRMVHLFERDCSVQRRFQKVVEVAPSLTLSQPTKYALYDYALSIAKEVKYNNVGTVEFLVDAEENIYFIEVNPRVQVEHTITEEVTGIDIVRTQILIAQGYPLTDKRIYIHSQADVPCNGFAIQCRITTEDPANNFKPDFGLIVAYRSADGYGIRLDAGNCYTGARISPFFDPMLIKVSAKGRTLWGAAVRLHRALREFRIRGVKTNIDFLLNVISHPTFQKGEATVKFIDNYPELFEMPRRFDRGTKILRYIAETTVNGNESVKKLNPNATFRIPKIPKFDKKYQDKFPKGTKDKLNKLGREDFCKWLKKDKAIHYTDTTLRDAHQSLLATRVRPYDMLEVTESFAKNHPEVFSLEMWGGATFDVSMRFLHEDPWERLKNIRKAAPNILLQMLLRGSNAVGYKAYPDNLVIKFIEEASQNGIDIFRVFDSLNWVEAMKVSIKTIRKHTNSLAEACICYTGDIITNPKGKYNLEYYLDLAKKLEDEGAHILAIKDMAGLLRPYAAELLISKLKETVQIPIHLHTHDTSSIQSATYLKAIEAGVDVVDVALASMSGLTSQPSFNSMAAVLQGHEREQKIYLPKLNSFSNYWEDVREYYYPFESDLKAGTAEVYEHEIPGGQYSNLRPQAESLGLGDKFQDVKKNYAVANELFGDLVKVTPSSKVIGDFALFMTANGYTKADILERGATMSFPESIKDMMRGDLGQPQGGFPKKIQKMILKKEKPFTERPNAHLEPIDWEKEWKVFKKEFKNANELDLLSYLLYPKVFTDFYNTVQQYGDVSILPTKIFFYGIQPNEEIMIDIAEGKTLIVKLRSISQADEDGMKTVTFDMNGQIRRVRVLDKSLKITKISNQKASATEDGEVGSPLQGKIAEVLVKEGDKIKAGDSLFVIEAMKMETTVSTPKAGTVKKVVLASGSMVEQDDLVVLVE; translated from the coding sequence ATGCAAAACGAAAATATAAAAAAACTAGACCGTATTTTAGTTGCAAATCGTGGTGAAATTGCGATTCGTATTCTTCGTGCAGCCTCCGAACTTAATATCCGAACAGTTGCCATTTATACCTATGAAGACAGGTATTCTCTGCACCGTTACAAAGCCGATGAAGCTTATCAAATTGGAGCAGAAGATGACCCTCTAAAGCCCTATTTAGATATTGAAGAAATTATTGCTCTTGCAAAAGCTAAAAAAATTGATGCTATTCATCCAGGGTATGGTTTTTTATCTGAAAATGTTCATTTTGCAGAGCGTTGTCGTCAAGAAGGGATTATTTTTGTAGGGCCGCTGCCAGAAGTAATGAATCAATTGGGCGATAAGGTAGCTGCCAAAATTATTGCTCGTCGTGCCTTAGTTCCAGTTATTGAAGATAGCAAAGACCCTTTGAGTGATGCCGATATTGCTGCAAAAGAAGCCAAGCGAATCGGTTATCCAGTCATTATAAAAGCTGCTGGTGGTGGTGGTGGACGTGGAATGCGTGTCTGTCATGACGAACCAACTCTCATAAAATCATTCAAAGAAGCAAAAAGTGAAGCCAAAAAAGCATTTAATGATGATAGAATTTTCTTAGAAAAATATATCGACAATCCGAAGCACATCGAAGTGCAGATAATGGCTGATAATTATGGAAGAATGGTTCATTTGTTTGAGCGTGATTGTTCTGTTCAGCGTCGTTTTCAAAAGGTAGTAGAGGTTGCGCCAAGTCTTACACTTTCACAGCCTACAAAATATGCGCTTTATGATTATGCTTTATCGATTGCAAAAGAAGTAAAATATAATAATGTCGGAACGGTTGAGTTTTTGGTAGATGCAGAGGAAAATATTTATTTTATTGAAGTAAACCCAAGAGTACAAGTTGAGCATACTATTACCGAAGAAGTTACAGGAATTGATATTGTCCGTACCCAAATTCTGATTGCACAAGGTTATCCACTTACCGACAAACGTATTTATATTCATAGTCAAGCTGATGTTCCTTGCAATGGTTTTGCTATTCAGTGTCGTATCACAACAGAAGACCCAGCTAATAATTTTAAACCTGATTTTGGTCTGATTGTCGCTTACCGTTCTGCTGATGGATATGGAATTCGTCTTGATGCAGGAAATTGTTATACAGGCGCACGAATTTCGCCATTTTTTGACCCAATGCTTATCAAAGTCTCAGCAAAAGGACGTACACTTTGGGGAGCTGCTGTTCGTTTGCACCGTGCCTTGAGAGAGTTCAGAATTAGAGGAGTAAAAACAAATATTGACTTTCTATTGAACGTAATTTCGCATCCAACATTCCAAAAAGGAGAAGCGACAGTTAAGTTTATTGATAATTATCCAGAGCTTTTTGAAATGCCTCGTCGTTTTGATAGAGGAACAAAAATCCTTCGTTATATTGCAGAAACTACTGTTAATGGAAATGAAAGTGTAAAGAAATTGAATCCAAATGCAACTTTTAGGATTCCAAAAATCCCAAAGTTTGATAAAAAATATCAAGATAAGTTTCCAAAAGGAACAAAAGATAAGCTCAACAAATTAGGAAGAGAAGATTTTTGTAAATGGCTCAAAAAAGACAAAGCTATTCATTACACAGATACAACTTTGAGAGATGCTCATCAGTCGCTTTTGGCTACTCGTGTTCGTCCGTATGATATGCTTGAAGTAACGGAGAGTTTTGCCAAAAATCATCCAGAAGTATTTTCTTTAGAAATGTGGGGAGGTGCTACCTTTGATGTTTCGATGCGTTTCTTACACGAAGACCCTTGGGAGAGACTAAAAAATATCCGAAAAGCTGCACCAAATATTCTATTACAAATGTTGCTTCGTGGCTCAAATGCAGTAGGCTATAAGGCTTATCCTGATAATTTGGTAATTAAATTTATTGAAGAAGCATCTCAAAACGGAATTGATATTTTCCGTGTTTTCGATTCTTTGAATTGGGTCGAAGCAATGAAAGTAAGTATCAAAACGATTCGAAAACATACAAATTCGTTGGCAGAGGCTTGTATTTGTTATACTGGTGATATTATTACAAACCCAAAAGGAAAATACAATTTAGAGTATTATTTAGATTTAGCTAAAAAACTAGAAGATGAAGGAGCGCATATTTTGGCAATAAAAGATATGGCAGGACTTCTTCGCCCTTATGCAGCCGAATTATTAATTTCAAAGCTAAAAGAAACTGTACAAATTCCAATTCATTTGCATACGCATGACACTTCTTCTATTCAATCAGCTACCTATTTGAAGGCGATTGAAGCAGGTGTCGATGTGGTAGATGTTGCGTTGGCTTCTATGTCTGGTCTGACTTCTCAACCTTCTTTCAACTCAATGGCAGCCGTATTGCAAGGACATGAGCGTGAGCAGAAAATTTATTTACCAAAACTCAATTCTTTTTCTAATTATTGGGAAGATGTAAGAGAATATTATTATCCTTTTGAATCAGATTTGAAGGCAGGAACGGCAGAAGTTTACGAACACGAAATACCAGGAGGGCAATATTCAAATCTTCGTCCTCAAGCTGAATCATTAGGTTTGGGAGATAAATTTCAAGATGTAAAGAAAAATTATGCTGTTGCCAATGAGCTTTTTGGAGATTTGGTAAAAGTTACGCCAAGTTCAAAAGTAATAGGAGATTTTGCACTTTTTATGACGGCAAACGGTTATACAAAGGCTGATATTTTGGAAAGAGGTGCTACAATGTCTTTTCCAGAATCAATAAAAGATATGATGCGTGGAGATTTGGGACAACCACAAGGAGGATTTCCAAAGAAGATTCAAAAAATGATTCTTAAAAAAGAAAAGCCTTTTACAGAGCGTCCAAATGCACATTTAGAACCAATTGACTGGGAAAAGGAATGGAAAGTATTTAAGAAGGAATTTAAAAATGCAAACGAATTAGATTTGCTTTCTTATTTATTATATCCAAAAGTATTTACAGATTTTTATAATACGGTTCAGCAGTATGGAGATGTTTCTATTCTACCTACCAAGATTTTCTTTTACGGCATTCAGCCCAATGAAGAAATTATGATAGATATTGCAGAAGGAAAAACGCTTATTGTAAAGCTTCGTTCTATCAGTCAAGCTGATGAAGACGGAATGAAAACAGTTACTTTTGATATGAATGGACAAATTCGTCGTGTCAGAGTGTTGGATAAGAGTTTGAAAATCACAAAAATTTCTAATCAAAAAGCAAGTGCTACCGAAGACGGAGAAGTAGGTTCGCCACTTCAAGGGAAAATAGCTGAAGTTTTGGTAAAAGAAGGCGATAAAATAAAAGCTGGAGATTCTCTTTTTGTAATTGAAGCCATGAAAATGGAAACTACTGTCAGCACACCAAAAGCAGGAACAGTTAAAAAAGTTGTTTTAGCAAGTGGTTCGATGGTAGAACAAGATGATTTGGTAGTTTTGGTGGAGTAA
- the hisH gene encoding imidazole glycerol phosphate synthase subunit HisH, with product MKIVIIDYKAGNIRSVDFALQRLGINAVVSADKEILRSADKVIFPGVGHAESAMQQLKNADLDTFIPTLKQPVLGICLGMQLLCSHTEEGNTKGLGIFDVNVKEFKPTDSTDKVPHMGWNTTQDLKGELFDSNLFDKVKGNDSPSQFYFVHTYYAELCKDTVATCDYILPFSAALQKDNFYAAQFHPEKSAEAGEELLKNFLSIL from the coding sequence ATGAAAATAGTAATCATAGATTATAAAGCTGGTAATATTCGCTCTGTCGATTTTGCTTTGCAGCGTTTGGGAATTAATGCAGTGGTAAGCGCAGATAAAGAAATTTTGCGTTCGGCTGACAAAGTTATTTTTCCAGGGGTTGGTCATGCAGAATCTGCTATGCAACAACTCAAAAATGCAGATTTAGATACCTTTATTCCTACATTAAAACAGCCAGTTTTGGGAATTTGTCTTGGAATGCAGCTTCTTTGCTCACATACAGAAGAAGGAAACACAAAAGGACTAGGAATTTTTGATGTAAACGTAAAAGAATTTAAACCAACTGATTCGACTGATAAAGTTCCTCACATGGGTTGGAATACAACGCAAGATTTAAAAGGAGAATTGTTTGATAGTAATTTGTTTGACAAAGTGAAAGGGAATGATTCGCCTTCTCAATTCTACTTTGTACATACTTATTATGCAGAACTATGTAAAGATACTGTCGCTACTTGTGATTATATTCTGCCTTTTTCGGCTGCTTTACAAAAGGATAATTTTTATGCAGCACAATTTCACCCAGAAAAAAGCGCAGAAGCTGGTGAAGAGCTTTTGAAGAATTTTTTGAGCATACTATAG
- the lon gene encoding endopeptidase La produces the protein MKNIKVPFTEDDIPQIDLEELENAARELEDDLPEELFILPVRNTVLFPGIIMPITVGREKSLRLIKKAHRNESYIGVVSQKNLGEDEPQKSDLHSIGTVAKIVKKITMPDGNTTIIVQGKQRFELHDIVQEEPFLIGKATYLTDISLDSSPSKKNNERKKEALIESIKEAAFKILHLSTDIPPEAQIALENIESPNFLVNFLSANTNVEVKEKQRLLELPKVIDRAVQLLKIMHKEIQLLELKSDIKDKTNSDLDQQQKEYFLRQQIKTLQDEIGDENDKDINKLHKKAEKKEWSEETKEFFLKEVDRFARMNPAAPDYSITLSYLEFMLDLPWQFTTKDHLDLKNAKKILDKEHYGLEKIKQRILEYLAVLKLKNSLDSPILCLYGPPGVGKTSLGKSIAKALGRKYMRISLGGMHDESEIRGHRRTYIGAMPGKIMQNVKKAGSSNPVFVLDEIDKVSSDFRGDPSSALLEVLDPEQNDTFVDNYLETEYDLSKVLFIATANSLDTIQPALRDRMEIIQVSGYTIEEKIEIAKRHLIAKQRKNHGLQAKDISFTVETLRFVVEGYTRESGVRSLERQIASLCRSVAKSVAMEEEYQKKITPKEVERILGKPSFDKELFEENETVGVATGLAWTQYGGEILSIEVSLSKGKGRTTLSGRLGDVMKESVSAALSYLRANAEEWNIDHKLFDQYDLHVHVPAGAVPKDGPSAGITMLTAMVSAYSRRRVKNQLAMTGEITLHGKVLPVGGIKEKILAAKRAGINEILMSKRNQKDIEEIEEHYIKGLKFHFVERAGEVLKLALVKEKDKTARPLEIQEEKQKNKSDKETKKIRVIPTNPSKGKSGSVGV, from the coding sequence TTGAAAAATATAAAAGTTCCTTTTACCGAAGACGATATTCCTCAAATAGATTTGGAAGAATTAGAAAATGCAGCTCGTGAATTAGAAGATGATCTGCCTGAAGAATTATTTATTTTACCTGTCCGAAATACTGTTCTGTTTCCAGGGATTATTATGCCTATTACTGTTGGGCGTGAAAAATCTTTGCGCTTAATCAAAAAAGCACACAGAAACGAAAGTTATATTGGGGTAGTTTCTCAAAAGAATTTAGGAGAAGATGAGCCTCAAAAATCGGATTTACATTCGATAGGAACAGTTGCAAAAATTGTCAAGAAAATTACGATGCCTGATGGCAATACCACAATTATTGTACAAGGTAAGCAGCGTTTTGAGCTTCACGATATTGTACAGGAAGAGCCGTTTTTGATTGGAAAAGCAACTTATTTGACAGATATATCATTAGATAGCTCTCCGAGTAAGAAAAATAATGAACGCAAAAAAGAAGCTTTAATCGAATCTATAAAAGAAGCTGCTTTTAAGATTTTACATTTGAGTACAGATATTCCACCAGAAGCTCAAATTGCTTTAGAGAATATTGAAAGCCCTAATTTTTTAGTCAATTTTCTGTCTGCAAACACAAATGTAGAAGTAAAAGAAAAACAAAGACTTTTAGAACTTCCAAAAGTAATCGATAGAGCTGTACAGCTTTTGAAGATTATGCACAAAGAAATTCAGCTTTTAGAACTTAAAAGTGATATAAAAGACAAAACAAATTCGGATTTAGACCAACAACAAAAAGAATATTTTCTTCGCCAACAAATCAAAACATTGCAAGATGAAATAGGTGATGAAAATGATAAAGACATAAATAAACTGCACAAAAAAGCAGAGAAAAAAGAGTGGAGTGAAGAGACAAAAGAGTTTTTCTTAAAAGAAGTCGATCGTTTTGCTCGTATGAATCCTGCTGCGCCTGATTATTCTATCACGCTTTCTTATTTGGAATTTATGTTGGATTTGCCTTGGCAGTTTACGACAAAAGACCACTTAGACCTAAAGAATGCAAAAAAAATATTAGATAAAGAGCATTATGGTTTAGAAAAAATCAAGCAGCGTATTTTGGAATACTTAGCTGTTCTGAAACTTAAAAACTCATTAGATAGTCCTATTTTGTGTCTTTATGGTCCTCCGGGGGTTGGCAAAACTTCTTTAGGAAAATCTATTGCAAAAGCATTAGGTAGAAAATATATGCGTATTTCGCTAGGTGGAATGCATGATGAGTCTGAAATTAGAGGACACCGTCGTACTTATATTGGTGCAATGCCAGGGAAAATTATGCAAAACGTAAAAAAAGCAGGTTCTTCAAACCCTGTTTTTGTGCTTGATGAAATTGATAAAGTAAGTAGTGATTTTAGAGGCGACCCTTCATCAGCTTTGTTAGAGGTTTTAGACCCAGAACAAAATGATACGTTTGTAGATAATTATTTAGAAACAGAATATGATTTGTCTAAAGTTTTATTCATTGCAACAGCAAATTCATTGGATACTATCCAACCTGCGCTGCGTGATAGAATGGAAATTATTCAAGTTTCTGGCTATACGATTGAAGAAAAAATAGAAATTGCCAAACGTCATTTGATTGCCAAGCAAAGAAAAAATCACGGATTACAAGCAAAGGATATTAGTTTTACTGTCGAAACATTACGTTTTGTAGTAGAAGGTTATACAAGAGAATCAGGTGTCAGAAGTTTGGAAAGACAGATTGCATCACTTTGCAGAAGTGTCGCCAAATCGGTAGCGATGGAAGAAGAATATCAAAAGAAAATTACACCAAAAGAAGTAGAAAGAATATTGGGTAAGCCTTCTTTTGATAAAGAACTTTTTGAAGAAAACGAAACAGTAGGCGTAGCGACAGGATTAGCTTGGACTCAATATGGAGGCGAAATTTTGTCTATTGAAGTGAGTTTGAGTAAAGGAAAAGGCAGAACTACGCTTTCTGGACGCTTGGGAGATGTAATGAAAGAATCTGTCAGTGCAGCACTTTCTTACTTGAGAGCTAATGCAGAAGAATGGAATATTGACCACAAGCTTTTTGACCAATACGATTTGCATGTTCACGTTCCTGCTGGTGCAGTTCCAAAAGATGGCCCTTCGGCTGGTATTACGATGCTTACAGCTATGGTTTCTGCTTATTCTCGTAGAAGAGTTAAGAATCAGTTAGCAATGACTGGAGAAATAACTCTGCACGGCAAAGTGCTGCCTGTTGGTGGAATCAAAGAAAAAATATTAGCTGCCAAACGTGCAGGAATCAATGAAATCTTGATGAGCAAACGCAATCAGAAAGATATTGAGGAAATTGAAGAACATTATATCAAAGGTTTGAAATTTCATTTTGTAGAAAGAGCAGGAGAAGTTTTGAAATTGGCTTTAGTAAAAGAAAAAGACAAAACAGCTAGACCTTTAGAAATACAAGAGGAAAAACAAAAAAATAAGTCGGATAAAGAAACTAAAAAAATTAGAGTTATTCCAACAAATCCATCGAAAGGAAAAAGTGGAAGTGTAGGAGTTTAA
- a CDS encoding ATP-binding cassette domain-containing protein: MLDVSNLGLQFGKRVLFDEVNLKFTNGNCYGVIGANGAGKSTFLKIISGEIDPTRGNYALQEGARMAVLKQNHFEYDEIPVLHTVLMGHRPLWDIMQEKDAIYQKPDFSEEDGNKAAELEAKFAEMDGWNAESDAANLLSGLGITEDKHYKLVKDLEGNEKVRVLLAQALFGNPDVLLLDEPTNDLDIETVMWLEDFLANFKNTVIVVSHDRHFLDTVCTHIVDIDFGKIQMHTGNYTFWYESSQLALRQRNDRNKKAEDKKKELQEFIARFSANVAKSKQATSRKKMLEKLNIEDIQPSTRKYPAIIFDQEREAGDIILEVEKLSKTSTDGERLFHDINLSINKNDKVAVLSKNSLAVTQFFQVLMGEQKADEGTVKWGVTITPTYLPNENHEFFTDELNLVDWLRQYTKTEEERDETFVRGFLGRMLFSGEEALKSSNVLSGGEKVRCMLSRMMLQRGNALVLDEPTNHLDLESITAFNNGLKSFKGSVLFTSHDHEFTETVANRIIEITPNGLIDRMMTYDEYITDESIKELRKSMYEGATAK; the protein is encoded by the coding sequence ATGTTAGATGTTTCAAATTTAGGCTTACAGTTTGGTAAGCGTGTTTTATTTGATGAAGTAAATTTAAAGTTCACAAATGGCAACTGTTATGGTGTCATTGGTGCAAATGGTGCAGGAAAATCAACTTTCTTAAAGATTATTTCTGGAGAAATTGACCCTACTCGTGGTAATTATGCACTACAAGAAGGCGCACGTATGGCAGTTTTGAAACAGAATCACTTCGAATATGATGAAATTCCTGTTTTGCATACTGTTTTGATGGGACACCGTCCGTTGTGGGATATTATGCAAGAAAAAGATGCTATTTATCAAAAGCCAGACTTTTCGGAAGAAGATGGAAATAAAGCTGCCGAACTAGAAGCAAAATTTGCAGAAATGGACGGTTGGAATGCAGAAAGTGATGCTGCAAACCTTTTGAGTGGCTTAGGAATTACGGAAGATAAGCATTACAAATTAGTAAAAGATTTAGAAGGAAATGAAAAAGTACGTGTTCTTTTGGCACAAGCTCTTTTCGGAAACCCTGATGTACTTTTACTTGATGAGCCTACCAATGATTTGGACATCGAAACGGTTATGTGGTTGGAGGATTTCTTAGCAAATTTCAAAAATACAGTTATTGTAGTTTCTCACGATAGACACTTTTTGGATACAGTTTGTACGCATATTGTGGATATTGATTTTGGAAAAATCCAAATGCACACAGGAAACTATACATTTTGGTACGAATCAAGCCAACTTGCACTTCGCCAAAGAAATGATAGAAATAAGAAAGCAGAAGATAAAAAGAAAGAATTACAAGAGTTTATTGCTCGTTTTTCTGCCAATGTTGCCAAATCCAAACAAGCAACAAGCCGTAAGAAAATGTTGGAGAAACTCAATATTGAAGACATTCAGCCTTCTACACGTAAATATCCTGCAATCATTTTTGACCAAGAGCGTGAAGCTGGAGATATTATTTTAGAAGTAGAAAAATTATCTAAAACTTCTACTGATGGCGAACGTCTTTTCCACGACATTAATCTTTCTATTAATAAGAATGATAAAGTAGCTGTTTTGTCAAAAAATAGTTTGGCAGTTACTCAATTTTTTCAAGTTTTGATGGGCGAACAAAAAGCTGACGAAGGAACTGTAAAATGGGGAGTGACTATTACACCAACTTATCTACCAAATGAAAATCATGAGTTTTTCACAGATGAATTAAACCTTGTTGATTGGCTTCGTCAATACACAAAGACAGAAGAAGAAAGAGATGAAACCTTTGTACGTGGATTTTTGGGAAGAATGCTTTTCTCTGGAGAAGAGGCTTTAAAATCTTCAAATGTTCTTTCGGGTGGAGAAAAAGTGCGTTGTATGCTTTCAAGAATGATGTTGCAGCGTGGAAATGCTTTAGTTTTAGACGAGCCTACCAACCACTTGGATTTGGAATCAATTACAGCTTTTAATAATGGCTTGAAGAGTTTTAAAGGAAGTGTTCTTTTTACTTCTCATGACCACGAATTTACAGAAACAGTTGCTAATCGTATTATCGAAATTACTCCAAATGGACTGATTGACAGAATGATGACGTATGATGAGTACATTACAGACGAATCTATAAAAGAACTTCGTAAGTCTATGTATGAAGGCGCAACGGCAAAATAA
- a CDS encoding 7TM diverse intracellular signaling domain-containing protein, which yields MFLLTLQKLKNKTFYYIRLWFFLFFIVGNSMIVFAQNETAHEHAQQEGKRVDLEILKDIKNKNKELTIHEVEKRNKDFVPVKSSYLNLGFEENAKWIRVKIPPHVENKIFYLELEYPLLDSVSLFYKDTISDSWQVKHSGDLLPFYQRDINYHNLIFKIPVSKDSVSYYFRIKTNGSLQVSVKLWNESSLFEEILGEQLVFGGLFGVFMVLAAYSFLIGSLLKTRSYLYYAMLVLSAALFLSVLNGYAFQYLWATAPDWGNQALPFSIGVLTVSALNFTQLFLLTKKHAPTLQKLMQLCSLIAGIVASIVFIGYYNLLTQIVVVNALIAAILIFYTAVITRARGYAFSRFVVSGSYLFSIGILLAVLKSFGIVDTTFITKHGMELGTVFYLLLCAVSLNDRYTEQKVIKKDEQEEEIEEIKDK from the coding sequence TTGTTTCTTCTTACTTTGCAAAAACTCAAAAATAAAACTTTCTATTATATTCGTTTGTGGTTTTTCTTATTTTTTATTGTAGGAAATTCTATGATTGTTTTTGCTCAAAATGAAACTGCTCATGAACATGCACAGCAAGAAGGTAAGCGAGTTGATTTAGAAATATTAAAAGATATAAAGAATAAAAACAAAGAATTAACTATTCATGAGGTAGAAAAGCGAAATAAAGATTTTGTTCCTGTAAAATCTTCGTATTTGAACCTTGGCTTTGAAGAAAATGCTAAATGGATACGTGTCAAAATTCCTCCTCACGTAGAAAATAAGATTTTTTATTTAGAATTAGAATATCCATTATTAGATAGTGTTTCACTTTTTTATAAAGATACAATTTCTGATTCTTGGCAAGTCAAGCATAGTGGTGATTTGCTTCCGTTTTATCAGAGAGATATTAATTATCACAATCTAATTTTCAAAATTCCAGTTTCTAAGGATAGTGTTTCTTATTACTTTCGTATCAAAACAAATGGAAGTTTGCAGGTTTCTGTAAAGCTTTGGAATGAGAGTAGTTTATTTGAAGAGATACTAGGTGAACAGCTTGTTTTTGGAGGGCTTTTTGGTGTGTTTATGGTTTTGGCAGCGTATAGTTTTCTAATTGGAAGTCTTCTCAAAACCCGTTCTTATTTGTATTATGCAATGCTAGTTCTTTCAGCAGCACTTTTTTTATCTGTTCTGAACGGTTATGCTTTTCAGTATTTGTGGGCTACAGCTCCTGATTGGGGAAATCAAGCATTACCTTTTAGTATTGGCGTCTTGACAGTTTCAGCTCTTAATTTTACACAGCTTTTTCTTCTGACAAAAAAACATGCTCCTACTTTACAAAAATTGATGCAGCTTTGCTCTCTCATTGCTGGTATTGTTGCAAGTATTGTTTTTATAGGTTATTACAATCTTCTTACCCAAATTGTAGTTGTAAATGCTCTTATTGCTGCAATTTTAATTTTTTACACTGCTGTTATTACTCGTGCTAGAGGATATGCTTTTTCTCGTTTCGTAGTTTCTGGTTCATATCTTTTTTCTATCGGAATTTTATTAGCTGTCTTGAAATCTTTCGGAATTGTAGATACTACTTTTATTACCAAACATGGTATGGAACTCGGTACAGTTTTTTATCTTTTATTATGCGCTGTCTCACTAAATGACCGTTATACAGAACAAAAAGTCATTAAAAAAGACGAACAGGAAGAAGAGATAGAAGAAATAAAGGATAAATAA